A section of the Roseovarius sp. W115 genome encodes:
- a CDS encoding cobalt-precorrin-6A reductase, whose product MTLLLLAGTGEAKIIAQALHDKGIKARASLAGATRAPSPLAIPTDSGGFGGETGFKSYLQAHDIKSVLDATHPFADRISHRSERICREQNIPYCQLLRPAWTPQPGDDWICLDREEEAATHIPDGSTVFLATGRQTLLRFENLANCTLICRQIDPPDGPFPFPNGRYCIGRPPFSFDDEVRLFKELGVEWLIVKNAGGTIPRTKLEAARHLGIRVIMLNRPVQPDAKRVTTVEEALAWVQNL is encoded by the coding sequence ATGACGCTTTTGCTTTTGGCCGGAACCGGCGAGGCCAAGATCATCGCCCAGGCTTTGCACGACAAAGGCATCAAGGCACGTGCCTCGCTTGCCGGAGCCACCCGTGCACCGAGCCCTCTGGCGATTCCAACAGATAGCGGCGGGTTTGGCGGAGAGACTGGATTTAAGTCTTACCTGCAAGCACATGATATTAAGTCCGTTTTGGACGCCACACATCCTTTTGCTGATCGCATCTCACACCGGTCTGAACGTATCTGTCGCGAGCAGAACATACCCTATTGTCAGCTCCTGCGCCCGGCATGGACGCCACAGCCCGGAGACGACTGGATTTGTCTGGACCGTGAGGAAGAGGCGGCAACGCATATTCCGGATGGGTCCACCGTTTTCCTGGCCACCGGGCGGCAAACCTTGTTGCGGTTTGAGAACCTGGCAAACTGCACGCTCATCTGCCGCCAGATTGATCCCCCCGATGGTCCGTTTCCCTTTCCCAATGGGCGCTACTGCATCGGACGCCCGCCGTTTTCCTTTGATGATGAAGTCCGTCTTTTCAAAGAGTTGGGGGTCGAGTGGCTGATCGTCAAAAACGCCGGGGGTACCATCCCTCGCACCAAGCTTGAGGCCGCACGCCATCTGGGCATTCGCGTGATCATGCTCAATCGCCCGGTGCAGCCCGACGCCAAACGCGTGACGACCGTCGAAGAGGCGTTGGCATGGGTGCAAAACCTATGA
- a CDS encoding TetR/AcrR family transcriptional regulator — protein sequence MARPYSFDPDVALDAAMHVFWRAGYDLASLSDLQSAMGIQRGSLYQEFGSKKKLFLKALALYVTKFVDPGIDVLTRSGDTGQDRIRRFFDMVPSDEARGCLLCNSAAGAAGTDDDVRHAIAEQLERLRKAFDSALVEDYMDQTERREKAEGLTQLYIGKRVEARALL from the coding sequence ATGGCACGCCCGTATTCATTTGACCCAGACGTCGCACTTGACGCGGCCATGCATGTTTTCTGGCGGGCTGGATATGATTTGGCGAGCTTGTCAGACTTGCAAAGCGCCATGGGCATTCAACGAGGGTCTTTATACCAGGAATTCGGGTCGAAGAAAAAACTGTTTCTCAAGGCGCTTGCGCTTTATGTGACAAAATTCGTTGATCCCGGAATTGATGTGCTGACCCGGTCCGGCGATACAGGTCAGGACCGCATCAGGCGCTTTTTTGACATGGTCCCGTCTGATGAGGCACGCGGTTGTTTGTTGTGCAATTCAGCAGCAGGTGCGGCCGGCACAGATGATGATGTACGTCATGCCATTGCTGAACAGTTGGAACGTCTGCGCAAGGCGTTCGATAGCGCTCTCGTCGAAGACTACATGGACCAAACTGAGCGGCGGGAAAAAGCCGAAGGGCTTACGCAATTGTATATTGGAAAACGTGTCGAAGCCCGGGCCCTGCTTTGA
- a CDS encoding YHS domain-containing (seleno)protein — MKKTLIAFGLALSFAASSPAVAYDITSTAPVNVSAAKIALKSHDPVAYFTVGKPVLGSEKYSAEHEGAIYRFSSAENMETFKADPAKYAPQHGGFCRMGAALGKKLDGDPTLFRVDDGKLSVYSYPAALEGYSKDVSGNGANADANWPEIKNKAPKDL; from the coding sequence ATGAAAAAGACACTGATTGCATTTGGCCTCGCCCTTTCATTTGCCGCATCCAGCCCCGCGGTCGCCTATGACATCACCTCAACCGCACCGGTCAATGTCAGTGCTGCCAAGATCGCGCTGAAAAGCCATGACCCCGTCGCCTATTTCACAGTGGGCAAGCCCGTACTGGGCAGCGAGAAATATTCCGCCGAGCATGAAGGCGCCATCTATCGCTTTTCATCTGCGGAAAACATGGAAACATTCAAAGCAGACCCTGCCAAATATGCCCCTCAACATGGCGGTTTCTGCCGCATGGGTGCAGCACTCGGCAAGAAGCTTGATGGCGACCCAACATTGTTCCGCGTCGATGACGGCAAGCTGTCTGTCTACTCCTATCCTGCGGCTTTGGAAGGATATAGCAAGGATGTGTCCGGCAACGGCGCAAACGCGGATGCCAACTGGCCCGAGATCAAGAACAAAGCTCCTAAAGATCTCTGA
- a CDS encoding cobyrinate a,c-diamide synthase, which produces MGQGLIIAAPASGSGKTTVTLALLRHLARQAVPVRGAKSGPDYIDPKFHEAASGKVCMNLDAWAMTPDRIKTLAVGDGLLIVEGAMGLFDGAPPEGKGAVADLARMLGLPVVLVVDAGKQAGSVAPLVAGFVGHDPNVCVAAVILNNVGSDRHEMMLRRALQPLGLPVLAALRRDADLAMPSRHLGLVQAGERADLEAFLDRAAEALAGSLDQETLLGLSADLPNARLAKGLTPPAQVIAVAQDQAFAFAYPHMLADWRAAGAEIKVFSPLADEAVPKAEFVFLPGGYPELHAGRLATADRFLTSLRNAAEHSDIYGECGGYMVLGEGLVDADGQHHAMAGLLPLETSFAARKLHLGYRHLTAKSGPFRGRYTAHEFHYASTLKAQGTPLFSATDAEGTALPDMGLSQGRVHGSFAHIIDAAE; this is translated from the coding sequence ATGGGCCAAGGGCTGATCATTGCAGCCCCGGCCTCTGGCAGTGGCAAGACAACAGTGACGCTGGCCTTGCTGCGGCATTTGGCGCGTCAAGCTGTGCCAGTGCGCGGGGCCAAGTCCGGGCCGGACTACATAGATCCCAAATTTCATGAGGCCGCATCAGGCAAGGTTTGCATGAACCTCGATGCCTGGGCGATGACGCCGGACCGGATCAAAACGCTTGCGGTAGGCGACGGGCTTTTGATCGTTGAGGGCGCGATGGGGCTTTTCGATGGCGCGCCACCTGAGGGCAAAGGGGCCGTGGCCGATCTGGCCCGGATGCTCGGTTTGCCGGTTGTACTGGTGGTGGATGCGGGCAAACAGGCGGGATCGGTTGCACCGCTTGTGGCAGGGTTTGTGGGCCATGATCCTAATGTGTGTGTGGCGGCGGTGATCCTCAACAATGTGGGCAGTGATCGGCACGAGATGATGTTGCGCCGGGCGCTTCAGCCTTTGGGCCTGCCAGTCCTGGCAGCGCTGCGCCGGGATGCAGACCTTGCCATGCCATCCCGCCATCTTGGCTTGGTGCAGGCCGGCGAACGCGCTGACTTGGAGGCGTTTCTGGACCGGGCCGCGGAGGCTTTGGCGGGCAGTTTGGATCAGGAGACTCTGTTGGGGTTGAGTGCTGATCTACCTAATGCACGGCTTGCAAAGGGCCTTACGCCCCCCGCACAGGTGATTGCGGTGGCACAGGATCAGGCCTTTGCCTTTGCCTATCCGCATATGCTGGCCGATTGGCGGGCCGCGGGCGCTGAGATCAAGGTCTTTTCGCCTTTGGCCGACGAAGCCGTGCCGAAGGCAGAGTTCGTCTTTCTACCCGGCGGTTATCCAGAGCTTCATGCCGGTCGGCTGGCGACAGCAGACAGGTTTCTCACGAGCTTGAGGAATGCTGCTGAACACTCTGATATTTATGGTGAATGCGGCGGTTATATGGTGCTTGGGGAGGGCTTGGTTGATGCGGATGGCCAGCATCACGCCATGGCCGGGCTTTTGCCGTTAGAGACCTCCTTTGCCGCCCGCAAGCTGCATCTAGGCTACCGCCATCTGACCGCAAAATCCGGCCCGTTTAGGGGACGCTACACCGCGCATGAATTCCACTACGCCTCAACGCTGAAGGCGCAAGGCACGCCGCTCTTTTCCGCCACAGATGCCGAGGGCACCGCCCTGCCCGATATGGGCCTAAGCCAGGGCCGTGTGCATGGCTCATTTGCGCATATCATTGATGCGGCGGAGTGA
- a CDS encoding DNA-3-methyladenine glycosylase family protein, translating to MKDRIIQTSDDVEEGVQELCKICPRMAYAYAQTGALPLRRKPDGFAELLSAIVSQQVSVASAQAIWGRMKDAGLTGPRKVKWASDDALRAVGLSRQKIRYARALSQAGIDYRALRDAPTPEVIATLTDVPGIGVWTAEIYAMFSLGGADIFAPGDLALQEAARVLYNLPERPKERALRDMAQAWSPWRSVAARQLWAFYRVVKNREGI from the coding sequence ATGAAAGACCGCATTATCCAGACATCCGACGATGTGGAAGAGGGGGTTCAGGAACTATGTAAAATCTGCCCTCGCATGGCCTATGCCTATGCTCAGACCGGGGCATTGCCGCTCCGGCGTAAACCGGATGGGTTTGCCGAGCTTCTTAGTGCGATTGTCAGCCAACAGGTGAGCGTGGCTTCGGCGCAGGCCATCTGGGGACGTATGAAAGACGCGGGCCTGACAGGGCCACGCAAGGTCAAGTGGGCCAGTGATGACGCTCTGCGCGCCGTGGGCCTCAGCCGTCAGAAAATCCGATATGCCCGCGCGCTCTCGCAGGCCGGGATTGACTATCGCGCCTTGAGAGACGCGCCGACGCCGGAGGTGATTGCAACATTGACAGATGTGCCCGGGATCGGTGTGTGGACCGCGGAGATCTACGCCATGTTCTCGCTTGGCGGTGCAGATATCTTTGCGCCGGGAGACCTGGCCCTGCAAGAGGCGGCACGGGTGCTTTACAATTTGCCAGAGCGTCCCAAGGAGAGGGCTCTGCGGGACATGGCTCAGGCCTGGTCGCCTTGGAGATCAGTGGCAGCTCGGCAGCTTTGGGCGTTCTACCGGGTTGTCAAGAACCGAGAGGGTATCTGA
- a CDS encoding alpha/beta hydrolase, translating into MTRVLNAGRKEPLSGTTRSVVVFLHGYGANGADLLGLADPLGEHLPDTLFVAPDAPETIPGAPFGFQWSPIPWIDGSSDDAAETAFRASAADVDAFLDALMVDEDVLPEQVVLFGFSQGTMMALHVAPRREDPVAGIVAFSGRLLQPDLLADEVVSRPPVLLVHGDADDVVPPQSLPEAAEALQGAGWTDVYAHIMKGTGHGIAPDGLSVALAFMRDKLGL; encoded by the coding sequence ATGACACGTGTTTTGAATGCAGGTCGCAAAGAGCCGCTTTCCGGGACAACCCGGTCGGTTGTGGTGTTTTTGCATGGCTATGGGGCCAATGGGGCGGATCTTTTGGGGCTTGCAGACCCGTTGGGAGAACACCTGCCGGATACGCTGTTCGTCGCCCCCGATGCGCCGGAAACGATTCCTGGTGCTCCGTTCGGATTTCAATGGTCGCCCATCCCTTGGATTGACGGCTCCAGCGATGATGCGGCGGAAACCGCGTTTCGGGCCTCTGCCGCGGACGTGGACGCTTTTCTCGATGCGCTTATGGTCGATGAAGACGTTCTGCCTGAGCAAGTCGTGCTGTTTGGCTTTTCCCAAGGCACGATGATGGCGTTGCATGTGGCCCCGCGCCGGGAGGACCCGGTGGCAGGGATCGTGGCCTTTTCGGGCCGATTGTTGCAGCCTGATCTTCTCGCTGATGAAGTGGTCAGCCGACCACCGGTGCTTTTGGTGCACGGCGATGCCGATGATGTGGTGCCGCCGCAATCCTTGCCGGAGGCTGCTGAGGCTCTGCAGGGGGCTGGATGGACTGATGTCTACGCGCATATCATGAAGGGCACCGGTCATGGCATCGCGCCTGATGGCCTGTCGGTGGCTCTGGCCTTTATGCGTGACAAGCTAGGGCTTTGA
- the cobA gene encoding uroporphyrinogen-III C-methyltransferase, with product MTESVTLPETDWPELSPGWVWLCGAGPGDPGLLTLHALNALRQADVVVYDALVEDRILDWAPQAEHIYAGKRGGKPSAKQRDISLRLVDLAKAGKRVLRLKGGDPFVFGRGGEEAQTLVQHGVPLRIIPGISAGIGGLAYAGIPVTHRDVNQSVTFVTGHDQSGQTPSSLNWRAISEGSQVIVIYMGMKHAGPITSALLDAGRDADEPCAVVCSATTRDQQVLETTLGAMAKDIEDSGLEPPAILCVGRSVLMRQALDWQAMIDGQPPRDLDPLGRGRPAESA from the coding sequence ATGACTGAGTCTGTGACCCTGCCTGAGACCGATTGGCCCGAGCTTTCGCCCGGCTGGGTGTGGCTATGCGGGGCGGGTCCCGGCGACCCGGGGTTGTTGACGCTGCACGCGCTCAATGCGCTGCGTCAGGCCGATGTGGTGGTCTATGACGCGCTGGTAGAGGACCGCATACTCGACTGGGCGCCGCAGGCTGAGCATATCTATGCAGGCAAACGGGGCGGCAAGCCCTCTGCCAAGCAGCGCGACATTTCCCTGCGGCTGGTCGATTTGGCCAAAGCGGGCAAACGGGTACTGCGCCTCAAGGGCGGCGATCCTTTTGTCTTTGGCCGCGGCGGCGAAGAAGCGCAGACGCTGGTGCAACACGGTGTGCCCCTTCGCATTATTCCCGGCATCAGCGCAGGCATTGGCGGGCTGGCTTATGCCGGTATTCCCGTCACCCACCGCGATGTGAATCAATCGGTGACCTTTGTCACCGGCCATGACCAATCGGGCCAAACGCCAAGTTCGCTCAACTGGCGCGCCATCTCCGAAGGCAGTCAGGTGATCGTGATCTATATGGGCATGAAACACGCAGGCCCCATCACGTCCGCCTTGCTTGATGCGGGGCGGGATGCGGATGAGCCCTGTGCTGTGGTGTGTTCGGCCACGACGCGTGATCAGCAGGTGCTGGAGACGACGCTGGGCGCGATGGCAAAAGACATCGAAGACAGCGGGCTGGAGCCGCCTGCAATCCTCTGCGTTGGGCGCTCGGTGCTGATGCGTCAGGCCCTCGACTGGCAGGCGATGATCGACGGGCAACCGCCACGCGACCTTGATCCCCTGGGCCGGGGGCGACCGGCGGAAAGCGCTTGA